One Paenibacillus sp. SYP-B4298 genomic window, GGACAGGAGGGGTGGATCTACTCTGAGCCGCTCACCAAAGAGCTGGCCTTCATTCCTGCTGCGGGGCTGTCGGAGGCCGAGACGGGTGTCCGCTGGTATCCAGATACGAGCTGGAACGCGCAGCAAGCGGCTGGGCAAGGGGCAATCATGCGCCTATACGGCACTGCGGCGGACGAACTGGAAGGAGCAGATCGGGAGGGTACAACAGATGGCGATGGCGTTATGGCGGATACCGATGACGGTATGATCGCCTACGGCTGGACGCAACTGCGCGGGCTAGGGAACCAACCGGCTGGCGTTCGGCTGGCGGGCTTCGCTTATGGGCCGTTGACGGTATATGTAGATGGGAAGGCGCAGGCTGAGGTGGAGGAGCCGGGGCCGTTCACGGTGGAGGTGAAGCCGCGGGCCAGCCGTACCGACCTGCTGCTACGCTGCGTCAGCGGGCAGGCGGGCTGGGGCTTTGAGCTGGAGCCGCTGCCATCCGGGGTGGAGCAGACGACGCCGGTGCCAGTGCATGGCGCCGCAGATGGCTGGCTCTATCTGGGGCCGCTGCCGCTGGAGGAACGCGGGCCGGAGCATGACTCGCCTGCCGATCGTCTGTGCACCGTGTATCCGGGGCTAGCTGGCGGGGAGGTGTTCTGGCGGCTGGATGCGCCGGATACCTGGGTTCGCATCTATGCCGAGAATCCATTGTTCGGCAAGTGGAATTACCCGCTGGGCGTGACGCTGTACGGGCTGCTGGAGACGGGGGCGGAGCTTAACCGGGCGGAATATATGCAGTATGCCAAGCGACATATTGAGCTGTGCACGAGCCATTACCGCTACGCGCTATGGGATAAGGAGCAATTTGGCGCCTCGGCGGTGATGCATACGATGGCGACGCTGGACAGTCTCGATGATTGCGGCTCGTTCGGCGCGGTCATGCTGCTTGCGGATCAGCGTGTCGGCATCGCTCATTGCGATGAGCTGGCCGAGCGGATCGCCGCATATATCAGCAGCGAGCAGGCGCGCAGACCAGATGGAATGCTGTACCGTACCCCTGATCCACAGCGCCTTAATGTCGGCACCGCCTGGTGCGATGATCTGTACATGAGCGTACCTTATTTATGTCGCTATTACCGCGTGAGCGGCGACATTGGCTATTTGCACGATGCGGCCAGACAGTTCAGACTATATAAGGAGACGCTATATATTGCGCAGCAGCAGCTCATGTCGCATGTGATCGATTACCGCCGTGGGAAGGCGACCGAGATCGCCTGGGGACGGGGCAATGGCTGGGTGCTGTTCTCGCTGTCGGAGCTGCTTGCCGAGCTGCCGCAGGAGGATTCGGAGCGCGGATGGCTGCTCGCATTTTTCGTGGAGCTGTGCGAGGGATACCTTCGGCTCCAAGGGGAGCATGGGCTATGGCATCAGGTGCTGGATGATTCGCAGTCGTATGAGGAGGCGTCTTGTACCTCGATGTTCGTCTATTCCTTTGCCCGCGCGGTGAGGCTCGGCTGGATTGACGGGACGGTGATGGGGGCTTGTATTCAGGCGGTCGAGCGCGGCTGGGAAGGGCTATGTCGCCGCGCGATTGACCGGACAGGCAACGTATACGGCGTATGCCGCGGCTCTGGCTACTCCTATACGGCGGCCTATTACAGAGATGATCTGCCATGGCTGTTGAACGATACGCATGGGATCGGCATCGTGCTGCTCGCCGGGATGGAGAAGGAACGGCTTGATCGCCATCTGGCTGCAGGCCGACAAGGAGGGGCGGAGCAGTCGGT contains:
- a CDS encoding glycoside hydrolase family 88/105 protein translates to MAYIEAQESVFAKTGGRVSEVLETVAGRYIGNHPPHPMTYRAYSKRGIRRQEDYRYVFDLAHRLEDACIGQYIYAWSKLWCEAETELRFALETDSPARLYVNGEPFYRTTLMDENIPDYRATLVIPMRKGWNHLVLRFIYTSTGCGGTFGTATYKSMPLHLLMPSQEREGQEGWIYSEPLTKELAFIPAAGLSEAETGVRWYPDTSWNAQQAAGQGAIMRLYGTAADELEGADREGTTDGDGVMADTDDGMIAYGWTQLRGLGNQPAGVRLAGFAYGPLTVYVDGKAQAEVEEPGPFTVEVKPRASRTDLLLRCVSGQAGWGFELEPLPSGVEQTTPVPVHGAADGWLYLGPLPLEERGPEHDSPADRLCTVYPGLAGGEVFWRLDAPDTWVRIYAENPLFGKWNYPLGVTLYGLLETGAELNRAEYMQYAKRHIELCTSHYRYALWDKEQFGASAVMHTMATLDSLDDCGSFGAVMLLADQRVGIAHCDELAERIAAYISSEQARRPDGMLYRTPDPQRLNVGTAWCDDLYMSVPYLCRYYRVSGDIGYLHDAARQFRLYKETLYIAQQQLMSHVIDYRRGKATEIAWGRGNGWVLFSLSELLAELPQEDSERGWLLAFFVELCEGYLRLQGEHGLWHQVLDDSQSYEEASCTSMFVYSFARAVRLGWIDGTVMGACIQAVERGWEGLCRRAIDRTGNVYGVCRGSGYSYTAAYYRDDLPWLLNDTHGIGIVLLAGMEKERLDRHLAAGRQGGAEQSVVV